From one Paenibacillus sp. FSL K6-1330 genomic stretch:
- a CDS encoding HAD family hydrolase, with amino-acid sequence MAVRAVFFDLYETLITEFEKGKRISKRSYDYMNSLGLSEAEFKQEWRIRFERRMNGHFPDYHSIIRDILDSRSLPYSQEHVEFLYQSRASEKKVPFNRISKEICRMLELLRKRGLKLGLISNCSKEEVISFWQSELAPYFDDVIFSYKVGVAKPNYEIYRLACDRLSVTPQDSLFIGDGGSDELRGARSAGLRPYHAYWYNTFIESEYEKIHQPLHVLDLIESSTEMESPEP; translated from the coding sequence ATGGCGGTCAGAGCGGTGTTCTTCGATTTGTACGAGACGTTAATCACGGAGTTCGAAAAGGGCAAGCGGATATCTAAGAGGTCCTATGATTATATGAATAGCCTCGGGCTATCGGAAGCGGAGTTTAAACAGGAGTGGCGTATCCGTTTTGAGCGAAGAATGAATGGGCATTTTCCCGACTATCATTCGATAATCCGTGACATTCTGGATTCGCGGAGTTTGCCCTATTCTCAGGAACACGTGGAGTTCCTTTATCAGTCGAGAGCCAGCGAGAAGAAAGTTCCTTTCAATAGGATATCGAAGGAGATTTGCAGGATGCTGGAACTTCTGCGTAAAAGGGGTCTGAAGCTGGGCTTGATCAGCAATTGCTCGAAAGAAGAGGTGATTTCTTTTTGGCAGAGCGAATTGGCACCCTACTTCGATGACGTCATCTTCTCTTATAAGGTAGGGGTAGCCAAGCCGAATTATGAAATCTATCGATTGGCATGTGATCGCTTATCAGTAACACCACAGGATTCCCTGTTTATCGGAGATGGCGGATCGGATGAGCTGAGAGGCGCTCGCAGCGCCGGTTTAAGGCCGTATCATGCTTACTGGTACAATACGTTTATTGAGAGCGAGTACGAGAAGATCCATCAACCGCTGCATGTTCTGGATCTTATCGAATCTTCGACAGAAATGGAGTCGCCGGAGCCATGA
- a CDS encoding 8-oxo-dGTP diphosphatase, with translation MRGIRLQTEVKLYTMCMIQDGSRILLMNRPDAKGFPGYIAPGGKVDFPESIVNGAIREVREETGLIVKDIIYKGLEESCEPNTGLRYMVFNYLATSFEGELLEHPPEGELLWVDREEALKLPMQDWFKRRFPLFFEEGTFELSEIWDEKAGIVLEETVKRYPAKIPQAAGIVE, from the coding sequence ATGAGGGGGATTAGGTTGCAGACCGAAGTGAAGTTGTACACCATGTGCATGATCCAAGACGGAAGCCGAATCCTGCTGATGAATAGACCGGATGCCAAAGGATTTCCCGGTTATATTGCGCCCGGTGGCAAAGTGGATTTTCCGGAAAGCATTGTCAACGGAGCCATTCGGGAGGTACGGGAAGAAACCGGCTTGATTGTAAAGGACATCATCTATAAAGGTCTCGAGGAATCGTGCGAGCCGAATACAGGGCTGCGGTATATGGTGTTTAATTATTTGGCCACGTCCTTTGAAGGGGAATTGCTGGAGCATCCACCTGAAGGGGAGCTATTATGGGTGGATAGGGAAGAGGCATTGAAACTTCCCATGCAGGATTGGTTTAAACGCCGGTTTCCGTTATTTTTTGAAGAAGGCACGTTTGAATTAAGCGAGATTTGGGACGAGAAGGCAGGGATTGTTCTGGAAGAAACGGTCAAGCGGTATCCGGCGAAAATACCTCAGGCAGCAGGTATCGTTGAATAA
- a CDS encoding RNA polymerase sigma factor, producing the protein MTIYRPSVSPPADLSLEELNATLHRYCLSLTNSSWDSDDLVQDTWIKALEHMKQRSHVNPEALLLRIAKNTWIDRVRRDQTYRRILDEKLEHVLPMEETSNENSKLNIEFAFQWLLEHLSPLQRTVLLLREVYEYSVSETAMKLKTTEGAVKAALHRAHKVLQSLDPEEEELALAMPEEEEMTLNLRALAEAYQSGDVEAVVRLIQWNSSEASAIGCMVPMQVQTPSASYMMYGGYSSDMRMAA; encoded by the coding sequence ATGACGATATATCGACCGAGCGTCTCCCCTCCGGCTGATCTGAGTCTGGAGGAATTGAATGCGACCCTGCACAGATATTGTCTGTCCCTTACAAACTCCTCATGGGATTCCGATGATCTGGTGCAGGACACTTGGATCAAGGCACTGGAGCATATGAAGCAGCGGAGCCATGTCAATCCTGAAGCGCTGCTGCTTCGGATTGCCAAGAATACATGGATTGATCGGGTCCGCCGGGATCAGACCTATAGACGAATTCTGGATGAGAAGCTGGAACATGTTTTGCCTATGGAAGAAACGTCGAACGAGAACAGCAAACTGAACATCGAGTTCGCTTTTCAATGGCTGCTGGAACACTTGTCGCCCCTGCAGCGAACAGTGCTGCTGCTTCGTGAAGTGTATGAATATTCGGTTTCGGAAACCGCAATGAAACTGAAAACAACGGAGGGCGCGGTGAAAGCGGCCCTTCATCGTGCCCACAAAGTGCTGCAATCGCTGGATCCAGAGGAAGAGGAACTTGCATTGGCTATGCCGGAAGAGGAGGAGATGACCCTGAATCTTCGGGCATTGGCAGAGGCATACCAATCCGGGGATGTTGAAGCGGTCGTTAGACTTATTCAATGGAATAGCAGTGAAGCATCAGCCATCGGTTGCATGGTTCCGATGCAGGTTCAAACCCCGAGCGCAAGTTATATGATGTACGGCGGATATTCGTCCGATATGAGAATGGCCGCGTAA
- the clpP gene encoding ATP-dependent Clp endopeptidase proteolytic subunit ClpP → MNIVPYVVEQTNRGERSYDIYSRLLKDRIVFVGAAIDDAIANSIIAQLLFLAAEDPEKDIHMYINSPGGSVSAGFGIYDTMQIIKPQVNTICTGFAASYGAILLLAGAKGKRLALPNSEIMIHQPLGGVQGQATDIAITAKRILKTREKLAHIISERTGQSVERVEKDMERDYFMSAEEAKEYGIIDDIVTKL, encoded by the coding sequence ATGAATATTGTTCCTTATGTTGTTGAACAAACCAACCGGGGCGAACGATCTTACGATATTTATTCCAGATTGCTGAAGGATCGGATCGTGTTTGTGGGTGCAGCCATCGATGACGCCATCGCTAACAGTATTATTGCACAGCTGCTGTTTCTGGCGGCTGAGGATCCTGAAAAGGACATCCACATGTACATCAATAGTCCGGGTGGCTCTGTTTCTGCGGGCTTTGGCATTTACGATACCATGCAAATTATCAAACCTCAAGTCAACACCATCTGCACGGGCTTCGCCGCTTCTTACGGCGCGATTCTCCTGCTGGCCGGGGCCAAAGGCAAACGTCTTGCGCTGCCGAACAGCGAGATCATGATCCATCAGCCGCTGGGTGGTGTACAGGGGCAGGCCACCGATATTGCCATTACGGCTAAACGCATCTTGAAAACCCGCGAGAAGCTGGCGCACATTATATCCGAGCGGACAGGTCAATCGGTCGAACGCGTCGAAAAAGATATGGAGCGGGATTATTTTATGTCGGCAGAAGAAGCTAAGGAATACGGGATCATTGACGATATCGTCACGAAACTGTAA
- a CDS encoding aminoglycoside phosphotransferase family protein, which yields MSLEDLITEVYSSPPLKIERMSFGHTNQVYSVTLSDEQIILRTNRKPSVLKHTAANIAILSSLGLPVPRVIRTDVSLEKVPFAYMILEHFPGRDLRYELEGMTHEQLAELAVRIISYQRRVSELPRGTGFGWVPIGEQGPFSSWTQIIDRDIRNHIDNIIDDVTPETIVLLQKMKHRYMPYFDQVEPICFLDDLTIKNVIVSEGKLQGIVDFDWVCYGDPLYMVALTQTAVVSDIGDQGMPYVEALCRQWGANEEQRALIDFYSVIHALQFIGFHQREQNDVCKQRMVSFILDKINSDTNKNRVS from the coding sequence ATGAGCCTGGAAGATCTTATAACGGAGGTTTACAGCAGTCCGCCGCTAAAGATCGAACGCATGTCATTTGGCCATACCAATCAGGTATATAGTGTGACATTATCAGACGAACAAATCATTCTCCGAACCAATCGCAAGCCCAGCGTCCTGAAGCATACAGCGGCCAATATTGCGATTCTCTCTTCATTAGGCTTGCCGGTACCGAGAGTGATCCGAACGGATGTATCCTTGGAAAAGGTCCCCTTTGCTTATATGATACTGGAGCACTTTCCCGGACGGGACCTCCGATATGAGCTTGAGGGAATGACACATGAACAATTGGCTGAACTTGCCGTACGAATCATTTCATACCAGCGAAGAGTGTCAGAGCTTCCCAGGGGCACCGGATTCGGTTGGGTTCCGATCGGGGAGCAGGGGCCTTTTTCATCCTGGACACAGATCATTGATCGTGATATCCGCAATCACATAGATAACATTATCGATGATGTTACTCCGGAAACCATTGTCCTATTGCAAAAAATGAAGCACCGTTACATGCCTTATTTCGACCAAGTGGAGCCAATCTGTTTCCTTGATGATCTTACGATCAAGAATGTGATTGTATCTGAAGGCAAGCTTCAGGGTATCGTTGATTTCGACTGGGTTTGCTACGGGGATCCGCTGTACATGGTCGCCCTCACCCAGACGGCGGTGGTCTCCGATATTGGAGATCAGGGAATGCCCTACGTGGAGGCGTTATGCAGACAGTGGGGGGCGAACGAAGAGCAGCGGGCGCTGATTGATTTCTACTCCGTTATTCATGCCCTGCAATTTATCGGCTTTCATCAGAGGGAGCAGAACGATGTCTGCAAACAGCGAATGGTCTCATTCATATTAGACAAAATAAACAGCGATACAAACAAGAACCGCGTGAGCTAA
- a CDS encoding antibiotic biosynthesis monooxygenase produces the protein MILEVAMLQVRPGLTADFERNFQVASGIISKMEGYIHHELKRCLEDQHKYVLMVKWETLEDHTIGFRGSAEYQEWKNLLHHFYDPFPVVEHFEDV, from the coding sequence ATGATACTCGAAGTGGCCATGCTGCAGGTGAGACCAGGACTAACGGCAGATTTTGAACGGAATTTCCAAGTCGCCTCAGGGATCATCTCCAAGATGGAGGGATATATCCATCATGAGTTGAAGCGATGCCTGGAGGATCAACACAAGTACGTTCTAATGGTGAAATGGGAGACGTTGGAGGATCACACGATAGGTTTTAGGGGATCCGCCGAATATCAGGAATGGAAAAACCTGCTGCATCACTTTTACGATCCATTCCCTGTCGTTGAACATTTTGAAGATGTATAA
- a CDS encoding DUF952 domain-containing protein — protein sequence MIYHIISKQAWTVAQKNRLYEPPSLQTDRFIHCSTEEQVSGVANMFYTGRTDLLVLGIQEDQVDAEIVYEDLYKMNQLYPHIYGGLNLNAVQKVYRLEPDEEGLFTFQASTELEYRG from the coding sequence ATGATCTATCATATCATTTCTAAGCAAGCCTGGACGGTAGCACAAAAGAATAGATTGTACGAGCCGCCGAGCTTACAGACGGACCGATTTATCCACTGCTCCACAGAGGAGCAGGTCAGCGGAGTAGCCAATATGTTCTATACAGGTAGGACGGATCTATTGGTGCTGGGTATTCAAGAAGATCAGGTGGATGCGGAGATTGTATATGAGGACTTATATAAGATGAACCAGTTGTACCCGCATATATATGGAGGGCTGAACCTGAACGCCGTCCAGAAGGTGTATCGTCTTGAGCCGGATGAAGAAGGGTTATTCACGTTTCAGGCTTCTACCGAGCTTGAATATAGAGGATAA
- a CDS encoding Type 1 glutamine amidotransferase-like domain-containing protein: MRDRYLYLLGGHSFQTETNRQFVEQAGGSNARIVLCIMNRPGWEEYVPLFQQMWTESGAQDMQVIVPDEDGILDMEQAEQVLSQATGIFIGGGNTEKYHHYYATGRFKDLLINCYENGVPIAGNSAGALILPEICLISPLDNEQSVMLFKQGVGLLSNVLISVHYTEWSDQSNLLEGMRTKKVKRGIGIDEQACAAFINGQLAYALGESVHEVIFEDFDPDQYAIVKGQSHK; encoded by the coding sequence TTGAGGGATCGATATCTATATTTGCTTGGAGGACATTCCTTTCAAACAGAGACCAATAGACAATTTGTAGAGCAAGCGGGCGGCTCCAACGCTAGAATCGTTTTATGCATCATGAACAGACCGGGCTGGGAGGAGTATGTTCCCCTGTTTCAGCAGATGTGGACAGAATCAGGTGCCCAGGATATGCAGGTGATCGTTCCTGATGAGGATGGGATCCTGGACATGGAACAGGCCGAACAGGTGTTGTCACAGGCCACGGGGATATTTATTGGCGGGGGCAACACGGAGAAATACCATCACTATTACGCGACCGGTCGTTTTAAAGATCTGCTGATCAACTGTTATGAGAACGGTGTTCCCATTGCGGGGAATTCGGCAGGTGCCTTGATTCTTCCGGAGATCTGCCTCATATCGCCGCTGGATAATGAACAGAGCGTAATGCTGTTTAAGCAAGGGGTAGGGTTACTTTCGAATGTATTGATCAGCGTTCACTATACGGAGTGGAGCGACCAGTCCAATCTGCTGGAGGGTATGAGAACTAAGAAGGTGAAGCGCGGGATCGGCATTGATGAGCAGGCATGTGCCGCTTTTATCAATGGGCAGCTGGCGTATGCTTTGGGCGAATCCGTCCATGAAGTAATCTTCGAGGATTTTGACCCGGATCAATATGCGATTGTGAAGGGGCAGTCCCATAAGTAG
- a CDS encoding phosphotransferase, whose product MEHLFLELLQHYVHGPVHSIETVPFGMTNDSRIVVMNQGKYVARIYNRHTKNEERLRFEVQLTAYLERCSLSFDVPGFVSCKDDAKYVVLSDGSLGSLTRFIEGEIPDLSRTSDVLSYGRTVGEISYALQQFELNSVDVVCPEIAFHEVYNLHSLANQTNIYEFLTCLPFEIDAEQIAVLQGYYESGLNHAAELNVLPKQMVHHDILVFNLLIDPQSREMSGVLDFDFAAMDLRIWELSICLNHLLQQEDQTLTKVELFLDEYRKYMRLTRAEIQWIPYIMELYYVSLLSIYIGQHLAGRNIASYFHLMLKQLLIRSEWMERNQREFVELLYSRCL is encoded by the coding sequence TTGGAACACTTATTTCTGGAGCTGTTGCAGCATTATGTTCATGGACCTGTGCATTCGATCGAGACCGTGCCTTTCGGCATGACGAATGACTCCCGAATTGTCGTAATGAACCAAGGGAAATACGTTGCAAGAATATACAATCGTCATACGAAGAATGAAGAGAGATTGCGGTTCGAGGTTCAATTAACAGCTTATCTGGAGCGTTGTTCCTTATCGTTTGATGTTCCAGGTTTCGTTTCCTGTAAGGATGATGCGAAGTACGTGGTTCTGTCGGACGGTTCCTTGGGCTCCCTGACGCGGTTTATCGAAGGAGAGATCCCTGATCTATCCAGAACTTCCGATGTGCTTAGTTATGGGCGGACAGTTGGGGAAATATCATATGCCCTTCAGCAATTCGAATTGAATTCCGTTGATGTGGTTTGTCCTGAGATTGCGTTCCATGAAGTTTACAACCTTCATTCTCTAGCCAATCAGACGAACATTTATGAGTTTTTGACATGTCTTCCTTTTGAGATTGATGCCGAACAGATAGCTGTTTTGCAAGGATACTATGAATCTGGGTTGAACCATGCAGCCGAACTGAATGTACTGCCTAAGCAAATGGTCCATCATGATATTTTAGTTTTTAATCTCTTGATCGATCCCCAGTCCAGGGAGATGAGCGGTGTATTGGATTTTGATTTTGCGGCTATGGACTTACGGATATGGGAACTATCCATCTGTTTGAACCATCTTCTTCAGCAAGAGGACCAGACCCTGACGAAGGTCGAGTTATTTTTAGATGAATATCGAAAATATATGAGGTTAACCCGAGCAGAGATCCAGTGGATTCCCTATATCATGGAGTTATATTATGTTTCATTATTAAGCATCTATATCGGACAGCATTTGGCCGGAAGGAACATCGCCTCCTATTTTCACCTGATGTTGAAGCAACTTCTGATCAGAAGTGAATGGATGGAACGGAACCAACGTGAGTTTGTTGAATTGTTGTATTCGAGATGTTTATGA
- a CDS encoding dienelactone hydrolase family protein, with amino-acid sequence MFYDRSRGDFDSSDMGRSIIISLFYPAETNAESPTVSSYARLFDPCAEMALASLKEMGADEEHIKSIEIPVVNQAEPMYTAEKRPVILYVPAFGIVRDMYMFQIENLVKQGFIVVTIGATDESMFSIYPDGRFIRQAEKMSSIESTDTVLWDELLQARVEDILYTAAHLQELESCFSSPLMDMERIGLVGHSLGGAAVFEAVKRKADFRAAILLDPSFHLLHLQDRADIATPFLVMRQEKCTHKELQPQFSEAILNPFVNGYEGLYYYLSGYMSCLKVEGANHMTFSDVPLLFKEGEVSQVQRTISLYVTAFLREYVSKKLHEYQGGLLSETMNQDGVYKIDHKGNALEKNEV; translated from the coding sequence GTGTTTTACGATCGCTCAAGGGGGGATTTTGACTCTAGCGATATGGGTAGGAGTATCATAATTAGTCTATTTTATCCGGCAGAGACTAATGCAGAGAGTCCCACGGTCTCATCGTACGCTCGATTGTTTGATCCCTGTGCTGAAATGGCACTCGCTAGTCTCAAAGAGATGGGTGCGGATGAGGAGCATATTAAATCGATAGAGATTCCGGTGGTGAATCAAGCCGAGCCCATGTATACAGCTGAGAAACGCCCGGTTATTCTCTATGTTCCTGCCTTTGGGATTGTAAGAGATATGTACATGTTTCAAATCGAAAATTTAGTCAAGCAGGGATTTATCGTGGTAACGATTGGAGCGACTGACGAATCCATGTTTTCTATTTATCCTGATGGTCGCTTTATCAGACAAGCGGAAAAGATGTCATCCATCGAAAGTACTGATACTGTTCTGTGGGACGAGCTGTTGCAGGCAAGAGTGGAGGATATTTTGTATACGGCTGCTCATTTGCAAGAGCTGGAGTCTTGTTTTTCATCCCCATTGATGGACATGGAACGGATCGGTCTGGTTGGACATTCCTTGGGCGGGGCAGCTGTATTTGAAGCCGTGAAGAGAAAAGCCGATTTCAGGGCAGCGATTTTGCTGGATCCCAGCTTTCATCTTCTCCATCTGCAGGATAGAGCTGATATCGCAACTCCGTTTTTGGTGATGCGGCAAGAAAAATGTACCCATAAGGAACTCCAACCCCAATTTTCAGAAGCGATCTTGAATCCATTTGTCAATGGGTATGAAGGGTTGTATTATTATTTGTCTGGGTATATGTCCTGTTTAAAGGTAGAGGGCGCCAATCACATGACCTTCAGTGATGTTCCCCTACTGTTTAAAGAGGGTGAAGTATCGCAGGTTCAAAGGACCATTAGTCTATACGTGACAGCATTCCTTCGTGAGTATGTGTCGAAAAAGTTACACGAATATCAGGGGGGATTGCTGAGTGAGACCATGAATCAGGATGGGGTTTATAAGATTGATCATAAGGGGAACGCGTTGGAAAAAAATGAGGTGTAG
- a CDS encoding histidine phosphatase family protein codes for MKETTTIYLVRHGQTEWNVQHRFQGHLDSPLTKLGIQQAEWLGEALQHDPIDLIYSSTSNRAFHTAEIIRGNRDVSVTACDEFKEINLGVWEGQIQERIGELYPQQLDHFWNHPELFGVPGSETFHEVRERAVNKLVDIAASNPGASILLVTHTVVVKLLMAYFEGRSMDRLWDLPYIHPTCLSKIELTDEVPSIILHGDVSHYREEQGV; via the coding sequence ATGAAAGAAACAACCACGATCTACCTCGTGAGACATGGACAGACGGAGTGGAATGTGCAACACCGATTTCAAGGACATCTGGATTCGCCGCTGACGAAGCTAGGCATTCAGCAAGCGGAATGGCTCGGCGAAGCCTTGCAGCATGACCCTATCGACCTCATTTACTCGAGTACCAGTAACAGAGCATTCCATACAGCTGAGATTATTAGAGGGAACCGAGATGTGTCGGTTACGGCTTGCGATGAATTCAAAGAAATTAATTTGGGCGTATGGGAAGGACAGATACAGGAACGGATCGGCGAATTATATCCTCAGCAGTTGGATCATTTCTGGAATCATCCGGAGCTGTTCGGCGTCCCGGGCAGCGAGACTTTTCATGAGGTCAGAGAACGAGCGGTGAACAAGCTTGTCGATATTGCCGCATCGAATCCAGGCGCCAGCATTTTGCTGGTCACGCATACCGTGGTGGTCAAGCTGTTAATGGCTTATTTTGAAGGGAGAAGCATGGACCGGCTGTGGGATCTGCCATATATCCACCCGACATGCCTGAGCAAGATTGAACTGACGGATGAGGTGCCTTCCATCATCCTGCATGGGGATGTCAGTCATTATAGGGAAGAACAGGGTGTGTAA
- a CDS encoding NUDIX hydrolase — protein MRKNTDLSLYPALSNDIHWGVVRARFAFGEEIEESKVSNVTILPFDGDRCIIFQVEDGSWELPGGTLEPGESYMDGLRREVKEELGAELESYRIFGQFRCESSCKTPYRPHIPHPHFVRLVGYGDVRIVGEPLNPEDGEQVIAVEAVDLEEAVKRFEETGRQDIADLYKLAYAVRQADRSI, from the coding sequence ATGAGAAAAAACACGGATTTAAGCCTGTACCCGGCTCTCTCGAATGATATCCATTGGGGCGTAGTGCGAGCCAGGTTTGCCTTTGGCGAAGAAATCGAAGAATCGAAAGTCAGCAATGTCACCATTCTTCCATTTGACGGGGATCGCTGCATTATTTTTCAGGTAGAGGACGGAAGCTGGGAGCTCCCTGGAGGAACCCTGGAACCCGGAGAGTCCTATATGGATGGACTTAGACGGGAAGTTAAAGAGGAGCTGGGTGCTGAGCTCGAGTCATATCGGATCTTCGGCCAGTTTCGTTGTGAATCCAGCTGCAAGACTCCCTATCGGCCGCATATTCCCCATCCTCATTTTGTCCGATTGGTAGGTTACGGAGATGTACGCATCGTTGGAGAGCCGCTAAATCCCGAAGATGGCGAGCAGGTCATCGCGGTAGAGGCGGTTGATTTGGAGGAAGCTGTTAAGCGATTTGAAGAGACGGGCAGGCAGGATATTGCTGATCTGTACAAGCTGGCTTATGCCGTACGTCAAGCAGACCGTTCGATTTAA
- a CDS encoding GNAT family N-acetyltransferase, whose amino-acid sequence MITYKPLSELPIREVSELWNHSFEGYMVNASMPLDRFIARIGNDGLCMERSLACYMDGVPAGIVMNSFREEDGLKIARNGGTAIAPDFRGKGIGKNMMEKNAELYVEQGVRRAYLEAISTNAAAIRLYESVGYEIIDRLLIMTNEQSIEQQCAQDASSRYTLVRGLAAETASVDFYRSGEVWQTDASSIKDGECVIVYEGEEQVGFGLFKRVFDAKGRLTAITLFRCEAAPGHPDAEAVMKTAVLEMVQPGYACKRSAFNIRDSHQELVNVLQELGFTSSIEQVLMVHEYSTP is encoded by the coding sequence ATGATTACCTACAAACCGCTAAGCGAGCTTCCGATTCGGGAAGTATCGGAGCTCTGGAATCACTCATTTGAAGGATACATGGTTAACGCCTCGATGCCGCTGGACCGTTTCATTGCCCGTATCGGAAACGATGGTCTGTGCATGGAGAGATCACTCGCTTGTTACATGGATGGCGTACCGGCCGGTATCGTCATGAATAGCTTTCGGGAGGAAGATGGCCTTAAGATTGCACGTAACGGCGGGACGGCGATAGCCCCCGATTTCCGGGGGAAAGGAATCGGCAAGAACATGATGGAGAAAAACGCCGAGCTCTACGTAGAACAAGGCGTCCGTCGTGCCTATTTAGAGGCGATCAGCACGAATGCTGCAGCGATCCGTCTCTACGAAAGCGTTGGGTATGAAATCATCGACCGGCTTCTCATCATGACGAATGAACAGTCCATCGAGCAGCAGTGTGCGCAGGATGCGTCTTCAAGGTATACGCTGGTCAGAGGCCTAGCCGCGGAGACTGCCTCCGTAGACTTCTATCGATCCGGTGAAGTCTGGCAGACAGACGCTTCCAGTATCAAGGACGGCGAATGCGTTATTGTATATGAAGGGGAAGAACAGGTAGGCTTTGGTTTGTTTAAGCGGGTGTTCGATGCCAAAGGTCGTTTGACAGCAATTACGCTGTTTCGCTGTGAGGCCGCTCCAGGACACCCCGATGCAGAAGCTGTGATGAAGACGGCGGTACTGGAGATGGTACAACCCGGTTATGCCTGCAAGCGATCCGCATTCAACATCCGGGATTCGCATCAGGAACTGGTAAACGTGCTGCAGGAGCTTGGATTTACGAGCTCGATAGAGCAGGTGCTTATGGTTCATGAATACAGCACTCCATAG